The proteins below are encoded in one region of Maribacter aestuarii:
- a CDS encoding putative PEP-binding protein has product MAAAFFPKEVIVRLSDFKTNEYANLIGGNDFEPKEENPMLGFRGASRYYSNLYKEGFALECAAIKRVRETMGLTNLKVMVPFCRTVEEGKKVVSIMEEKGLKSGDKGLEIYTMIEIPSNVILAEDFARIFDGFSIGSNDLTQLTLGIDRDSEIMGKLFDENDKASKRMISMAIRSAKKTGTKIGLCGQAPSDFPEFARFLVDEAIDSISFNPDALLQGIENINQAESNRAAHKMAASSN; this is encoded by the coding sequence ATTGCCGCAGCGTTTTTTCCAAAGGAAGTTATCGTTAGATTAAGTGATTTTAAAACCAACGAGTACGCTAATCTTATTGGCGGAAATGATTTTGAGCCAAAAGAAGAAAACCCCATGCTCGGTTTTAGGGGAGCGTCGAGATATTATAGCAATTTATATAAAGAAGGTTTTGCCCTTGAATGTGCTGCCATAAAAAGAGTTCGTGAAACCATGGGACTTACAAACCTCAAAGTGATGGTACCTTTTTGTAGAACAGTGGAAGAAGGTAAGAAGGTGGTATCCATAATGGAAGAAAAAGGATTGAAAAGTGGTGATAAGGGACTTGAAATTTATACCATGATAGAAATTCCGAGTAATGTAATATTGGCCGAAGACTTTGCTCGAATCTTTGATGGATTTTCTATTGGCTCTAATGATCTGACGCAGTTAACCTTAGGCATCGATAGGGATTCGGAAATAATGGGTAAGCTGTTCGATGAGAATGACAAGGCCTCTAAACGTATGATTAGCATGGCCATCAGGTCTGCAAAGAAAACAGGAACCAAAATCGGTTTATGCGGACAGGCTCCCAGTGATTTTCCTGAATTTGCCAGATTTTTGGTCGATGAAGCAATCGATAGTATTTCCTTTAATCCTGATGCCCTGTTACAAGGCATTGAGAATATTAACCAAGCGGAAAGTAACCGAGCGGCACATAAGATGGCGGCAAGTAGCAATTAG
- the pta gene encoding phosphate acetyltransferase, with amino-acid sequence MNKAIYIATTEPNSGKSIISLGLMRLLLGKAAKVGYFRPIIDDYPEGKKDNHISTIIAYFNLDLEYDEAFAYTRSQVIQKNNENKEDEVLDKIIEKYKVVEDRFDFVLVEGTDFSGDGAIIEWDINVLMAKNLGIPTIILASGVGKTLEEFVSNMYLAYDSFKDNGVEVLMVVANKIQPENLDLAVTGLRKLLPKHVLISAIPLNPILGNPTIKEIAEDLKGRILFGESFLNNQAGHFGVGAMQLRNYLTHLKEDGLVITPGDRADIILGALQANLSSNYPAVSGIVLTGGLVPEDSIIKLIEGLTEVVPIVSVDGGTFEITNRIGSIRPRIYAENTKKITASLQDFTKYVPEDELAERLITFKANGITPRMFQYNLLKRARSQKKHIVLPEGLDERILTATKDLIVADAAEITLLGDPEKIKEKIEQLNLELDISKINIIDPAKSVHFEEYANTLHELRKHKNVDLTMARDLMEDVSYFGTMMVYKGHADGMVSGAIHTTQHTILPALQFVKTRPDVALVSSVFFMCLPDRVVIFGDCAINPNPTAEQLAEIAISSADSSTAFGIEPKIAMLSYSSGASGQGADVDRVRKATELVKHKRPDLKVEGPIQYDAAVDVNVGKSKLPDSQVAGQATVFIFPDLNTGNNTYKAVQRETGALAIGPMLQGLNKPVNDLSRGCTVDDIFNTVVITAIQAQGL; translated from the coding sequence TTGAACAAAGCCATATATATTGCCACTACAGAGCCTAACAGTGGAAAATCCATAATCTCATTAGGCCTTATGCGTTTGTTATTGGGTAAAGCAGCGAAAGTAGGCTATTTCCGCCCTATTATTGATGATTACCCAGAAGGAAAAAAAGACAACCACATAAGTACAATTATAGCGTATTTCAATCTGGACTTGGAGTATGACGAAGCCTTCGCCTACACGCGTAGCCAAGTGATACAAAAGAACAATGAAAACAAAGAGGATGAAGTACTGGACAAGATAATTGAAAAGTATAAGGTCGTTGAAGATCGTTTTGATTTTGTCTTGGTAGAAGGAACGGATTTTTCTGGTGATGGGGCCATAATTGAATGGGACATCAATGTCCTTATGGCAAAGAACTTGGGAATACCGACCATAATTTTGGCAAGTGGCGTGGGTAAGACCTTGGAAGAATTTGTGAGCAACATGTACCTTGCCTATGACTCGTTCAAAGATAATGGTGTAGAGGTTTTGATGGTAGTTGCCAATAAAATTCAGCCAGAAAACCTTGACTTGGCAGTTACTGGATTACGTAAACTTCTACCAAAACATGTACTGATAAGTGCTATTCCCCTTAATCCAATTCTTGGCAACCCTACCATAAAGGAAATTGCAGAGGACCTAAAGGGACGCATACTTTTCGGGGAATCGTTTTTAAATAATCAGGCGGGTCATTTTGGTGTTGGAGCCATGCAGTTACGCAATTATCTAACACATTTAAAAGAAGATGGACTTGTAATCACTCCTGGAGACCGAGCCGATATTATTCTGGGAGCACTGCAGGCCAATCTATCTTCAAACTATCCCGCCGTTTCGGGTATTGTGCTAACGGGTGGACTTGTTCCAGAAGATTCCATTATTAAATTGATTGAAGGTTTAACTGAAGTAGTTCCAATAGTTTCCGTAGACGGCGGAACCTTTGAGATTACAAATAGGATTGGATCGATTAGACCACGCATCTATGCCGAAAACACCAAAAAAATAACGGCTTCTCTGCAGGATTTTACAAAATATGTTCCCGAAGATGAACTCGCAGAGCGTTTAATCACTTTTAAGGCCAACGGTATTACCCCAAGAATGTTCCAGTATAACCTGCTGAAGCGAGCACGGTCACAAAAGAAACATATTGTACTGCCAGAAGGGTTGGACGAACGTATCTTAACTGCAACTAAGGATTTAATAGTTGCTGATGCGGCTGAAATTACGCTACTAGGAGATCCCGAAAAAATCAAAGAAAAAATTGAACAGCTCAATTTGGAATTGGACATTAGTAAGATTAACATAATTGACCCAGCCAAGTCGGTTCATTTTGAGGAATATGCGAATACCTTACATGAATTGCGAAAGCATAAGAATGTAGATTTGACCATGGCGCGTGACCTCATGGAGGATGTCTCTTATTTTGGAACCATGATGGTCTATAAAGGTCATGCGGACGGGATGGTATCGGGAGCGATTCATACCACGCAACACACGATTCTCCCTGCCCTACAATTCGTAAAGACACGGCCTGATGTCGCTTTGGTATCCTCAGTCTTTTTCATGTGCCTTCCAGACAGGGTAGTCATTTTTGGCGATTGTGCAATCAATCCAAATCCTACTGCAGAGCAATTAGCGGAAATTGCCATTTCATCGGCAGATTCAAGCACCGCTTTTGGTATTGAACCTAAAATAGCCATGCTGTCTTATTCTTCCGGGGCATCGGGCCAGGGCGCAGATGTAGACCGAGTTCGAAAAGCTACCGAACTGGTAAAACACAAAAGACCCGATTTAAAAGTTGAGGGACCCATACAGTATGATGCCGCCGTGGATGTGAATGTTGGTAAAAGCAAACTTCCGGATTCACAAGTAGCCGGTCAGGCAACGGTCTTTATTTTCCCCGATTTGAATACGGGTAATAATACCTATAAAGCGGTACAACGGGAAACCGGGGCTCTAGCCATAGGTCCAATGCTTCAAGGTCTTAATAAGCCGGTAAATGATTTGAGCCGCGGCTGTACCGTGGACGATATTTTTAATACGGTCGTAATTACGGCTATACAGGCGCAAGGTTTATGA
- a CDS encoding acetate/propionate family kinase, whose product MKVLIINAGSSSIKYQLIAMPMEQVICSGLLERIGSKEAKLTYKTADTDREETLEIPDHKTGFRKIAAYLLDVNIGVVKNIDQIEIIGHRVVHGGTTFSNTTLITKEVKDKIKALSILAPLHNPHNLEGIVLAEEIFPNANQIAVFDTAFHQTMPEKAKKYAIPNYFYNEHHIQAYGFHGTSHKFVSEKAITHLQKKDSKMISIHLGNGCSMTAIKNGRSIDHSLGFTPSNGLIMGSRSGDIDHSLIFYLVNTLDYDLDAVSTLLIKESGMKGLTGSSDLRDVQSEAEKGNQDCILALEMNAYRIKKYIGAYVAALNGIDAIIFTAGIGENSNLLRKMICSDMDYLGIVLDDSKNEMKSASLREINSNSSKVKLLVIPTNEEIEIAKQSYNLLRSD is encoded by the coding sequence ATGAAGGTATTAATTATTAATGCAGGAAGTTCCTCCATCAAGTATCAACTTATAGCTATGCCTATGGAGCAGGTTATCTGTTCAGGTCTACTAGAACGTATTGGTTCAAAAGAGGCCAAATTAACCTATAAAACTGCGGATACAGATCGTGAAGAGACTTTGGAAATCCCTGACCATAAAACCGGTTTTCGAAAAATAGCAGCGTACTTATTAGATGTGAATATAGGTGTCGTTAAAAATATTGACCAAATAGAAATTATTGGTCACCGGGTAGTACATGGTGGCACTACTTTTTCTAACACTACGCTTATCACGAAAGAGGTTAAAGATAAAATAAAGGCACTGTCTATATTGGCTCCGTTACATAATCCGCATAATTTGGAAGGTATAGTTTTAGCAGAAGAAATTTTCCCAAATGCTAATCAAATTGCTGTTTTTGATACCGCTTTTCATCAAACCATGCCCGAGAAAGCAAAAAAATATGCGATTCCTAATTATTTTTATAACGAACATCATATACAGGCCTATGGTTTTCATGGCACTAGCCATAAATTTGTTTCTGAAAAGGCCATCACCCATTTACAAAAGAAAGACTCAAAAATGATTAGCATCCATCTGGGCAATGGATGCAGTATGACTGCCATAAAGAATGGTAGAAGCATAGACCATAGTTTGGGTTTTACACCCTCAAATGGTCTTATCATGGGTTCGCGGAGCGGAGATATTGATCATTCCCTTATTTTTTATTTAGTGAATACGCTAGATTATGACCTGGATGCCGTGAGTACCCTACTTATAAAAGAAAGCGGGATGAAAGGTCTCACTGGTTCTAGCGATTTAAGGGACGTCCAATCCGAAGCGGAAAAAGGAAACCAAGATTGTATTTTGGCCTTAGAAATGAATGCTTATCGCATCAAAAAATATATAGGTGCTTATGTCGCAGCCTTAAACGGAATAGACGCAATTATATTTACTGCTGGCATTGGGGAAAATTCCAACTTACTCAGAAAAATGATTTGTAGTGATATGGATTATCTTGGAATTGTTCTGGATGACTCGAAAAATGAAATGAAATCTGCTTCACTCAGAGAAATAAATAGCAATTCCTCAAAAGTGAAGTTATTGGTGATTCCTACTAATGAAGAAATAGAGATTGCTAAACAGTCCTATAATTTACTGCGTTCGGATTAA
- a CDS encoding YgaP family membrane protein, with protein MKRNMGNADRTIRFLIAVLLGVLYYNGTISGTLGIVLVILAVVFFITSFAGFCPLYSPFGISTCKPKNKVE; from the coding sequence ATGAAAAGAAATATGGGTAATGCGGACCGTACAATACGCTTTTTGATAGCGGTTCTTTTGGGAGTCTTATACTATAATGGCACTATTTCTGGAACGCTGGGTATTGTGCTCGTGATATTGGCAGTTGTCTTTTTCATTACAAGCTTTGCAGGCTTTTGCCCACTATATTCCCCATTTGGAATAAGCACTTGTAAACCCAAAAATAAAGTAGAGTAA
- a CDS encoding BON domain-containing protein, with translation MKTDSKIKLDVQDELSWEPSIDETKIGVTVDDGVVTLSGEVDSYSKKLAAEKAAKRVQGVRAVAEDIVVKYGSSQDKTDTDIAKASLNALKWHSSVPDDTVMVKVEDGWVYLSGEVKWEYQKNSAKNAVKDLTGVKGVINSITIKQEVKPFEVKNKIEEAFERSAEIDARGIKVTADGHTVTLSGKVHSIKEKEDAEKAAFNAPGVFEVKNNLRVQYYSEYA, from the coding sequence ATGAAAACAGATTCAAAAATAAAATTAGACGTACAAGACGAATTGTCTTGGGAACCGAGTATAGACGAAACCAAAATAGGCGTAACCGTTGATGACGGTGTGGTAACCTTAAGTGGTGAAGTAGATAGCTATTCCAAAAAGCTCGCAGCGGAAAAAGCGGCTAAAAGAGTGCAGGGTGTAAGAGCGGTGGCAGAGGATATCGTAGTAAAATATGGATCTAGCCAAGATAAAACGGATACGGACATTGCTAAGGCCTCCTTAAACGCCCTTAAATGGCATTCTTCCGTTCCTGATGATACTGTAATGGTGAAAGTAGAGGATGGATGGGTCTACCTTTCAGGAGAAGTCAAATGGGAGTATCAGAAAAACTCCGCAAAAAATGCCGTCAAAGACCTGACCGGAGTTAAAGGAGTAATCAATAGTATTACCATAAAACAGGAAGTCAAGCCATTTGAAGTGAAGAACAAGATTGAAGAGGCCTTTGAACGCTCCGCAGAGATTGATGCTAGAGGGATAAAAGTAACCGCTGATGGCCATACGGTCACCTTAAGCGGAAAAGTACACTCCATTAAAGAAAAAGAGGATGCGGAAAAAGCTGCCTTTAACGCCCCTGGTGTTTTCGAGGTAAAAAATAATCTAAGGGTACAATACTATTCTGAATATGCATAA
- a CDS encoding exodeoxyribonuclease III: MHIVSWNVNGIRAAVKKNFFESIQKLNPDVLCLQETKAQDEETTQALKPLEGYHAHANSADKKGYSGTALLSKTSPLAFQTDMGIAVHDAEGRIQCAEYENFYLVNVYVPNSGQKLDRLEYRKKWDSDFLNYLKNLEKTKPVIACGDFNVAHRPIDLKNDKSNYNKTAGYTQTEIDGMDNYIDSGFVDSFRHLHPDKVAYTYWSYRFKARERNTGWRIDYFLVSSLLVDKIKSVTIYSDIMGSDHCPIGIHIDV, encoded by the coding sequence ATGCATATTGTTTCTTGGAACGTAAATGGCATAAGGGCAGCCGTTAAAAAGAATTTTTTTGAATCGATTCAAAAACTAAATCCAGATGTACTCTGTCTACAGGAAACAAAAGCCCAGGACGAGGAAACTACCCAGGCGCTAAAGCCTTTAGAAGGATACCACGCACATGCCAATTCCGCCGATAAAAAAGGATATTCCGGTACGGCTTTATTGAGCAAAACCAGTCCTTTAGCATTCCAGACTGATATGGGCATTGCCGTACATGATGCAGAGGGAAGAATTCAATGCGCAGAATACGAAAACTTTTACTTGGTAAACGTATATGTACCCAACTCGGGGCAAAAATTAGATCGCCTAGAATACCGAAAAAAGTGGGACTCCGATTTTTTAAACTATCTGAAAAATCTTGAAAAGACCAAACCGGTCATAGCGTGTGGAGATTTTAACGTAGCTCACAGGCCTATCGATTTAAAAAACGACAAATCCAATTACAACAAGACTGCCGGTTATACCCAAACAGAAATTGACGGTATGGATAATTATATCGATTCTGGTTTTGTAGATTCTTTTCGCCATTTGCATCCTGACAAAGTTGCCTACACCTATTGGAGCTATCGCTTTAAGGCCCGGGAACGCAATACGGGTTGGCGTATCGATTATTTCTTGGTCAGCTCACTCCTAGTAGATAAAATAAAATCGGTCACAATTTATTCGGATATTATGGGTTCCGATCATTGCCCCATAGGTATACATATTGATGTATAG
- a CDS encoding sigma-70 family RNA polymerase sigma factor: MEKTIKKNIRKRKFHQSAESLFTNLVVEKNNGHIAAFNKLLLKLMPEVEKYVRRRLKRATSGRKISGGSYVAQDFIDELFVEAYDNFDEVGNAKELYPWLFKKVDELFEDAIEEEEFDMSTFENIDDYSQQEWDAMEEKYSVDGDGDLVMLEELDDPRLNKNDYSLNQVFIEDTEQELAVKLDQSLDRERIQNHINMVLSTLPSLTYTVFDLFNQQRFEMDEIAKIKNITTAEVEHLLAEARKRLRLSFSKRYLIDSN, translated from the coding sequence ATGGAAAAGACGATCAAAAAAAATATACGGAAAAGAAAGTTTCATCAATCTGCCGAAAGCCTATTTACAAATTTGGTTGTCGAAAAGAATAACGGCCATATAGCCGCATTCAATAAATTGCTTTTGAAACTAATGCCCGAAGTAGAAAAATATGTGCGGAGGCGATTGAAAAGGGCAACGTCCGGTAGAAAAATATCTGGAGGTAGTTATGTGGCACAAGATTTTATTGATGAATTATTTGTAGAAGCATACGATAATTTTGACGAGGTAGGGAACGCTAAGGAACTATATCCTTGGCTGTTCAAAAAAGTTGACGAATTGTTCGAAGATGCCATCGAGGAGGAAGAATTTGATATGTCGACCTTTGAGAATATTGATGATTACTCCCAACAGGAATGGGACGCAATGGAAGAAAAGTATAGTGTTGATGGCGATGGTGATCTAGTTATGTTAGAGGAACTCGACGATCCACGATTGAACAAAAATGATTACAGTCTTAACCAGGTCTTTATTGAAGATACGGAACAGGAGTTGGCTGTAAAACTTGACCAATCATTGGACCGGGAGAGGATACAAAATCATATTAATATGGTCTTGAGCACTTTGCCTTCGCTAACGTACACGGTTTTTGACCTGTTCAACCAACAGCGTTTTGAAATGGACGAAATAGCTAAAATCAAAAATATAACTACTGCCGAGGTGGAACATTTATTGGCGGAAGCCAGAAAAAGACTGCGATTGAGTTTTTCAAAGAGATATTTAATAGATAGTAATTAA
- a CDS encoding BON domain-containing protein yields MKTDVEIRNDILAELKWQPAIDETEIGVIVEDGIVTLSGVVNEYRKKALANKAAKSVAGVKAVAEDIEVKYGDDFKKTDKEIAKAAVNALEWNASVPKEKVMVFVEDGYIYLTGKVAWDYQRKAAKRTIQNLLGVKGVINNIELVPNTKAENTEEQIIKALRRSANLEDKGIRIQVDGSTVQLKGRVHSIKEKEEAEKAAYKAPGVRKVDNEIVVQLHPEFV; encoded by the coding sequence ATGAAAACAGATGTAGAAATAAGAAACGATATTTTAGCCGAGCTAAAGTGGCAGCCTGCTATCGACGAGACCGAAATTGGAGTCATTGTAGAAGATGGTATTGTTACCCTAAGTGGTGTGGTCAACGAATATCGCAAAAAGGCATTGGCCAATAAAGCAGCCAAAAGCGTAGCCGGTGTAAAGGCGGTTGCCGAGGATATTGAAGTCAAATACGGAGACGATTTTAAGAAAACGGATAAGGAAATTGCAAAAGCAGCGGTAAATGCTTTGGAATGGAACGCATCTGTCCCAAAAGAGAAAGTAATGGTATTCGTTGAAGACGGGTATATTTACCTGACGGGCAAAGTTGCTTGGGACTATCAACGGAAAGCAGCCAAACGCACCATTCAAAATCTTTTGGGGGTAAAAGGTGTAATTAATAATATAGAACTAGTTCCTAACACTAAGGCAGAAAATACAGAGGAGCAAATTATCAAAGCCCTTAGGCGTTCTGCAAATCTTGAAGACAAAGGTATTCGCATACAGGTGGACGGGAGCACGGTTCAGTTAAAAGGAAGGGTACATTCCATAAAAGAAAAGGAGGAAGCGGAGAAGGCAGCTTACAAAGCTCCTGGCGTTCGTAAAGTGGACAATGAAATAGTGGTGCAGTTGCATCCTGAGTTTGTTTGA
- a CDS encoding YtxH domain-containing protein → MTNDSGNVLLALLTGAAIGAGIGILYAPDKGSETRHKIKQKVDDTTHDLADRISHAKEELTKSANEKKDAFDRKLDEAISTMSYKADDIIEKLERKLEDLKNKNAQLQK, encoded by the coding sequence ATGACAAACGATAGTGGAAATGTTTTACTGGCGCTATTAACAGGAGCCGCCATTGGAGCGGGAATAGGAATTTTGTACGCTCCGGACAAGGGTAGCGAAACCCGGCATAAAATCAAACAAAAAGTTGACGATACCACCCATGATTTGGCAGATCGTATTTCACATGCCAAAGAAGAGCTTACCAAATCGGCCAACGAGAAAAAAGATGCTTTTGACAGAAAATTGGACGAGGCCATTTCTACCATGAGCTACAAAGCGGATGACATTATCGAAAAGTTGGAGCGCAAATTAGAAGACCTCAAAAACAAGAATGCCCAACTTCAAAAATAA
- a CDS encoding DUF6327 family protein, producing MNTRYNSFEEIDTRLKILKLQREINRESLKINLNQAKINIVPRKLVKNISTSFTHGTTWKNLLICFLAKKALNLLRKGRGKEVQ from the coding sequence ATGAATACCAGATATAACTCTTTTGAGGAAATAGATACTCGGCTCAAGATTTTAAAACTGCAACGAGAAATTAATAGGGAGAGCCTGAAAATAAATTTAAACCAGGCCAAAATAAATATAGTACCTCGAAAATTGGTCAAAAATATAAGCACGAGCTTTACCCACGGCACAACCTGGAAAAACCTTTTGATATGCTTTTTAGCTAAAAAAGCATTGAACTTACTTCGTAAAGGACGCGGAAAAGAAGTACAATAG
- a CDS encoding Crp/Fnr family transcriptional regulator: MVKNLESLNSFLDEASAYDNLEGLTKAHSLKRFEKKEIIFWEGDNAHSLYFIESGTLKTYKGTESGKELVTGIYGPGDFVGQLSLLNADGKYIENAVVLEDAELCAIPKADFLKLLYGNHMVAQKFINMVSNDLIDVQTHLVDMAFASVRQRAAKALLELHKKGMIKDKPNGGMSIPREDFAGMIGTATETAIRTLSDFKDEGLITTDKGRRIVLLDKEELELVANLK; the protein is encoded by the coding sequence ATGGTGAAAAATTTAGAAAGCCTCAACTCTTTTTTAGACGAAGCTTCAGCATATGATAATTTGGAAGGTCTGACCAAAGCGCATAGCCTAAAACGTTTTGAAAAAAAGGAAATAATATTTTGGGAAGGCGATAATGCACACTCGCTCTATTTTATAGAGAGCGGAACCCTAAAAACGTACAAGGGCACAGAGTCTGGAAAAGAATTGGTCACCGGTATTTATGGTCCAGGGGATTTTGTAGGCCAATTATCATTGCTGAATGCCGACGGTAAATATATAGAGAATGCAGTTGTTTTGGAAGATGCAGAACTCTGCGCTATACCAAAAGCCGATTTTCTAAAACTGCTTTACGGTAACCATATGGTAGCCCAAAAATTCATTAACATGGTCTCCAACGATTTGATAGACGTACAGACGCACTTGGTGGATATGGCGTTTGCCTCTGTAAGGCAGCGCGCTGCGAAAGCCCTATTGGAACTTCATAAGAAAGGAATGATAAAGGACAAACCAAACGGGGGCATGTCCATTCCAAGAGAAGATTTTGCAGGTATGATAGGTACGGCCACGGAAACGGCCATTCGCACACTTTCAGATTTTAAAGATGAAGGTTTGATCACTACGGACAAGGGTAGAAGAATTGTTCTTTTGGATAAGGAAGAACTTGAATTAGTTGCAAATTTAAAATAA
- a CDS encoding response regulator transcription factor: MNKILLIEDNDDVRENIAEIISLANYNVLTAENGKIGIEKARTFVPDLVVCDIMMPEMDGYEVLRTFAADPKMATTPFIFLTAKIDKADMRMGMNLGADDYLTKPFEENDLLEAIACRLNKHDSLKKADGEKFRKPQLFFRRSFSI; encoded by the coding sequence ATGAACAAAATACTACTCATAGAGGACAATGATGACGTACGAGAAAATATAGCTGAGATTATATCCTTGGCTAACTACAACGTACTTACAGCTGAAAATGGTAAAATAGGAATTGAAAAGGCAAGGACCTTCGTGCCAGATTTAGTCGTTTGCGATATTATGATGCCGGAGATGGACGGTTATGAAGTGCTGCGCACGTTTGCCGCCGACCCTAAAATGGCCACAACCCCCTTTATATTCCTCACGGCAAAAATTGATAAGGCAGATATGCGGATGGGCATGAATCTGGGTGCCGATGATTATTTGACCAAGCCTTTTGAAGAAAACGATTTATTGGAAGCCATTGCCTGCCGTTTAAATAAGCACGATAGTTTAAAAAAAGCAGATGGTGAAAAATTTAGAAAGCCTCAACTCTTTTTTAGACGAAGCTTCAGCATATGA
- a CDS encoding ATP-binding protein codes for METLEMSADVAQKTIDYECRLVPLRENRVLVISRNISESKVIQNTLNLRDKALAAAGNGIIIVDAQQPDMPIIYTNNAFTQITGYRQSEILGKNCRFLQNGDRDQKEIATVAKAIKEGMPCRVILRNYRKDGTLFWNELSITPLYDDEQQLTHFIGVQNDVTEIQQTKRQLEEYAEKLEEKVLERTKEIEATVQKLVETDLSLEDQIQITKLAEIKAQQSQAQFAAIAQNFPKGLIVVFNANYELVYLEGEELKRVNLKKSDFEGKRVDDIPIFSKSQIEMIKEDVRKTIAGKSLSFEMEFQDNFYSVNATPLKSNGESAVWALFVYHNITDQKNVQAELAKALKAEQELNALKSRFISMASHEFRTPLSAILSSAILIGKQNEPGKEERREKHVARIRTHVKHLVVILNDFLSLGKLEEGKVQAKPQYFELIQFCKIMVDEMEATKKEGQTIQLKHNEVKLYVFLDPKLLSHILVNLLSNALKYSDENQEIVMEIQEEDSGISFSITDYGIGIPEEEQERLFERFFRAKNATNIQGTGLGLHIVKQYTELMGGSIHFKSKPGKGSTFTVKLPHKPIEDEQNTTHRGQ; via the coding sequence ATGGAAACCCTGGAAATGTCTGCGGATGTGGCCCAAAAAACTATAGACTACGAATGCCGGTTGGTGCCATTAAGGGAAAATCGGGTTTTGGTTATCTCCCGAAACATTTCTGAATCTAAAGTAATCCAGAACACCTTAAATCTAAGAGACAAGGCCTTAGCTGCTGCAGGCAACGGTATTATCATTGTAGATGCGCAACAGCCAGATATGCCAATCATATATACCAACAATGCTTTTACCCAAATAACGGGATATAGACAGAGCGAAATTCTAGGTAAAAACTGTCGTTTCTTACAGAATGGCGACCGTGACCAAAAAGAAATAGCTACGGTCGCAAAGGCAATTAAAGAAGGAATGCCCTGTCGCGTAATTTTACGGAACTATCGTAAAGATGGGACCCTATTTTGGAACGAACTAAGCATTACACCACTATATGATGATGAACAACAATTAACCCACTTTATAGGCGTACAAAATGATGTTACGGAAATTCAGCAGACTAAAAGACAGTTGGAGGAATATGCGGAAAAACTAGAAGAAAAAGTACTTGAACGAACCAAGGAAATTGAAGCAACGGTCCAAAAATTGGTAGAGACCGACCTTAGCCTGGAAGATCAAATTCAGATAACCAAATTGGCAGAGATAAAAGCACAACAAAGTCAGGCACAGTTTGCCGCTATTGCACAAAACTTTCCTAAAGGTCTAATAGTGGTGTTCAATGCTAATTATGAACTGGTCTATCTGGAAGGAGAGGAACTTAAACGGGTCAATTTAAAAAAATCCGATTTTGAGGGTAAACGGGTAGATGACATTCCTATTTTTTCAAAGAGCCAAATCGAAATGATTAAAGAGGATGTTCGTAAAACTATTGCCGGTAAAAGTCTGTCCTTTGAAATGGAATTTCAAGATAATTTTTACTCCGTAAACGCTACACCTCTAAAGTCCAATGGCGAAAGCGCCGTGTGGGCATTATTTGTGTATCACAACATTACGGACCAGAAAAATGTTCAGGCGGAACTGGCTAAAGCACTAAAGGCGGAACAGGAGTTGAATGCCTTAAAGTCTCGATTTATTTCCATGGCATCCCATGAATTCCGAACGCCTTTGAGCGCTATTCTTTCCTCAGCCATTCTTATTGGAAAACAAAATGAACCAGGGAAAGAGGAGCGAAGGGAAAAACATGTAGCGCGTATACGTACCCATGTAAAACATCTTGTGGTGATTCTAAACGATTTTCTCTCGCTTGGTAAACTGGAGGAAGGAAAAGTACAGGCAAAACCCCAGTACTTCGAGCTCATTCAATTTTGTAAAATAATGGTCGATGAAATGGAAGCTACTAAAAAGGAGGGACAAACCATTCAGCTAAAACATAACGAAGTTAAATTGTATGTTTTTTTAGATCCAAAATTGTTAAGCCATATTTTAGTCAACCTGTTAAGCAACGCCCTAAAATATTCCGATGAAAACCAGGAAATTGTTATGGAAATTCAAGAAGAGGACAGTGGCATATCTTTTAGCATTACGGATTACGGGATTGGAATTCCCGAAGAAGAGCAAGAGCGTCTATTTGAACGATTTTTCCGTGCCAAGAACGCAACCAATATACAAGGTACAGGCCTAGGGCTTCATATCGTGAAACAATACACCGAATTAATGGGAGGCTCAATCCATTTCAAAAGCAAGCCAGGTAAAGGAAGCACCTTTACCGTTAAACTTCCCCATAAACCTATTGAAGATGAACAAAATACTACTCATAGAGGACAATGA